One Urocitellus parryii isolate mUroPar1 chromosome 14, mUroPar1.hap1, whole genome shotgun sequence DNA segment encodes these proteins:
- the C14H8orf48 gene encoding uncharacterized protein C8orf48 homolog — protein MAHLSDEMAGSFTDEVESSDSLSPSGGQQSWPSSSGTESDDGKLAASLQEQTKQSELSDFKNNEKKLTQKWIHYLQDKKTNYEQNQPETKLQTEINGLSDEELNALQSFCTTKINLIHQRVDSKKKSNRHKKLQFRCDPEPSEINALTCTVPDELLNRMYFENVRTTLKQVASAKQHITSQCPNCIRKKAELAQSAFLKQKKTLLESVLLQEKVDEHIHTTDFLTHVGEAHQGLPRLSDDPKIIWKRLKEKTQTGYSCFERSDTKQKM, from the coding sequence ATGGCTCACCTGTCTGATGAAATGGCCGGGTCCTTTACTGATGAGGTAGAGAGTTCTGATTCTCTCAGTCCCTCTGGAGGACAGCAGTCCTGGCCCAGCTCCTCTGGGACAGAATCGGATGATGGAAAACTGGCTGCAAGCTTGCAAGAACAAACCAAGCAATCAGAgctttctgatttcaaaaataACGAAAAGAAGTTGACTCAAAAATGGATCCACTATCTCCAGGACAAAAAAACTAACTATGAACAAAACCAACCAGAGACTAAACTTCAAACAGAAATCAATGGACTGTCCGACGAGGAACTGAATGCCCTGCAGTCTTTCTGCACCACTAAGATAAACTTGATCCATCAAAGAGTGGACTCTAAAAAGAAGAGCAACAGACACAAAAAGCTGCAGTTTAGATGCGATCCAGAGCCTTCAGAAATCAATGCCTTAACATGTACTGTTCCTGATGAACTTTtaaacagaatgtattttgaaaacgTGAGGACAACACTAAAACAGGTGGCATCAGCAAAGCAACACATTACTTCACAGTGTCCCAACTGTATTAGGAAAAAAGCAGAGCTGGCTCAGTCTGCCTTCCTAAAGCAAAAGAAGACTTTACTGGAGTCAGTTCTCCTCCAAGAGAAAGTAGATGAACATATTCATACCACAGACTTTCTCACCCATGTTGGAGAAGCACATCAGGGTCTTCCCAGGCTTTCAGATGACCCTAAAATAATCTGGAAAAGACTGAAAGAGAAAACTCAGACTGGATACTCCTGTTTTGAAAGGTCAGATACCAAGCAGAAGATGTAG